From a single Streptomyces misionensis genomic region:
- a CDS encoding phosphatase PAP2 family protein — protein MAQTEIPGTGTVPRTRLRWWTELPLLLLVYGCYSAGRLVVRGDVDDAVEHGLTLLRAEKLLHLNAEHPLNRLFTREPWLGIPADFWYASLHYLVTPAILVWLFRYRAEYYRRARTWLMTSTFIGLIGFTLVPTCPPRLLAAGEGFVDTMAHYSAYGWWGGDASAPRGLGGMTNQYAAMPSLHVGWALWCGVMLWRHGGTRLTKVLAVVYPLGTALVVMGTANHYLLDALAGIAVMGVGHLLAPWVTRAADLVRARLFPGSARGAGSPIVSGGCKTSAGERIPRQRESRPGAPAEPDASPTDAGEGAPAPAR, from the coding sequence ATGGCGCAGACCGAGATACCGGGCACCGGGACGGTGCCCCGCACCCGGCTGCGCTGGTGGACCGAACTGCCACTGCTCCTGCTGGTCTACGGCTGTTACTCGGCCGGCCGCCTCGTCGTGCGCGGTGACGTGGACGACGCCGTCGAGCACGGCCTGACCCTGCTGCGCGCCGAGAAGCTGCTCCACCTGAACGCCGAGCACCCCCTCAACCGCCTGTTCACCCGCGAGCCCTGGCTCGGGATACCCGCGGACTTCTGGTACGCCTCGCTGCACTACCTGGTCACGCCCGCGATCCTGGTGTGGCTGTTCCGGTACCGCGCCGAGTACTACCGGCGTGCCCGCACCTGGCTGATGACGTCCACGTTCATCGGCCTGATCGGCTTCACCCTGGTGCCGACCTGCCCGCCGCGGCTGCTCGCCGCCGGCGAGGGCTTCGTGGACACCATGGCCCACTACAGCGCGTACGGCTGGTGGGGCGGCGACGCCAGCGCGCCGCGGGGCCTGGGCGGCATGACCAACCAGTACGCGGCCATGCCGAGTCTGCACGTCGGCTGGGCGCTGTGGTGCGGGGTGATGCTGTGGCGGCACGGCGGCACCCGGCTCACCAAGGTCCTCGCCGTGGTGTACCCGCTGGGCACCGCGCTCGTCGTGATGGGCACCGCCAACCACTATCTGCTGGACGCGCTCGCCGGCATCGCCGTGATGGGCGTCGGTCACCTGCTCGCGCCGTGGGTGACGCGGGCCGCCGACCTGGTGCGGGCCCGGCTGTTCCCGGGGTCCGCGCGGGGCGCGGGTTCCCCGATTGTCAGTGGCGGATGCAAGACTTCCGCGGGTGAGCGAATTCCACGGCAGCGCGAGTCGCGGCCCGGCGCCCCAGCCGAGCCGGACGCCTCCCCCACCGACGCGGGCGAAGGGG